The proteins below are encoded in one region of Microscilla marina ATCC 23134:
- a CDS encoding helix-turn-helix transcriptional regulator: protein TYDNIGDVYLAQDKFGEAKHNFLGSLKIAQQIKAANRIIEAYHSLYQLFYKQTKADSALVYYQQYNYLKDSVFNSEQSRQMAEIQADYINEKKEKEIQLLAHQKKIDQLTLYIVITLFVLTIALSLLIASRQRLKIRKNREILQQQQEIYQTQQTLMQEKLKNEQLAKEGLQKEIAYKNQQLTSHTLHMIKKNQLLEQIKAGLLALAQNPKQLKKELGNLNRLVEQGFNLDKEWEEFRQVFEQVHQDFFKQLKQQYPSLTPHELHVCALVKLNFSIKEMATILGIAPNSVAMARYRIRKKLQLETDDNLTEFMMKVA from the coding sequence CTACTTATGATAACATAGGAGATGTATACCTGGCACAAGATAAGTTTGGAGAAGCCAAGCACAATTTTTTGGGGAGCCTAAAAATAGCTCAACAAATCAAGGCAGCCAACCGGATCATAGAGGCTTACCATAGTTTATATCAATTATTTTATAAACAAACCAAAGCTGACTCTGCTTTGGTGTACTATCAACAATACAATTACCTTAAAGACAGTGTTTTTAACTCAGAGCAAAGTCGGCAAATGGCAGAAATTCAAGCCGACTATATCAATGAAAAAAAAGAAAAAGAGATTCAATTACTCGCTCATCAAAAAAAAATAGATCAACTTACTCTTTATATTGTGATTACACTGTTTGTACTCACAATAGCACTATCGCTCTTGATTGCCAGCAGGCAAAGGCTCAAAATTCGTAAAAACCGGGAAATATTGCAGCAACAACAGGAGATTTATCAAACCCAACAAACACTTATGCAAGAAAAGCTGAAGAATGAACAGCTTGCCAAAGAAGGGTTACAAAAAGAAATTGCCTATAAAAACCAACAACTTACTTCGCATACTTTGCACATGATCAAAAAAAATCAATTGCTTGAGCAAATCAAGGCAGGATTACTTGCTTTGGCACAAAACCCCAAGCAGTTGAAAAAAGAATTAGGAAACTTGAACCGTTTGGTAGAACAAGGGTTTAACCTTGACAAAGAATGGGAGGAGTTTCGGCAAGTTTTTGAGCAAGTACACCAAGACTTTTTTAAGCAACTAAAACAACAATACCCTAGCCTTACCCCACATGAATTGCACGTATGTGCTTTAGTAAAATTGAACTTTAGCATTAAAGAAATGGCCACCATCCTAGGCATTGCCCCCAACAGTGTAGCAATGGCTCGCTACCGTATCCGTAAAAAGTTACAGCTAGAGACAGACGATAATCTGACCGAATTTATGATGAAAGTAGCCTAA
- a CDS encoding NFACT RNA binding domain-containing protein → MHNNYHFLKHLSKEIAQKLQTSWSMGYPSDVTTTNVEGMKLAEAFSQNKDELVLGFYSGHEEFYIKSVLRPDFACLSFTQEFFRAKRNSVDLFKVLQGKRVQHVVQHINERAFSILFEQGYALLFKMHGGRSNVIMFEQGDFVISFHKKMGKDQVLKLMEMDRVIGQTFADFEREEGNVRALYPTLGKDVGKWLEAQGVFNMANLLEQWDIIQKNLQDIEKAGFYIYFDKGLPKLLTFLRDPDYKEHYDGAIEAINNFYYQYVKISSLEKQREKASRVLNKRIKQTQNYLDKTYGKLADLDDSNKNEEIANIIMANLHVIPKRAKTVELFDFYHDTQRTIKLKEDLSPQKNAEVYYRKAKNARIEIQKLEENIARKEREKKEYEKHLAIVMEIDNFKELRKYLKNNRLSTSTNQAAQVDKFPFKRFDYQGFEIWIGKNSKNNDLLTQKYAYKEDLWLHAKDVSGSHVVIKYQAGKSFPTDVIEKAASLAAYYSKRSSDTLCPVIVTPKKFVRKTKDLVDGQVIVDKEEVIMVVPEKFE, encoded by the coding sequence ATGCACAACAACTATCATTTCTTAAAGCACCTTTCAAAAGAAATTGCCCAAAAACTACAAACCTCGTGGAGCATGGGCTATCCGTCAGATGTAACTACTACCAACGTTGAGGGCATGAAGCTGGCAGAAGCTTTTAGTCAAAATAAAGATGAGTTAGTACTTGGTTTTTATAGCGGTCATGAAGAGTTTTATATCAAGTCAGTGCTTCGTCCAGACTTTGCCTGTTTATCCTTTACTCAGGAGTTTTTCAGGGCAAAACGCAATAGCGTTGACTTATTTAAGGTACTGCAAGGCAAAAGAGTTCAGCATGTAGTACAACATATCAATGAGCGGGCATTTAGTATTTTGTTTGAGCAAGGGTATGCATTGTTGTTTAAAATGCATGGAGGACGCTCCAATGTCATTATGTTTGAGCAAGGTGATTTTGTGATTTCATTTCATAAGAAAATGGGCAAAGATCAGGTGTTAAAACTAATGGAAATGGACAGGGTCATTGGACAAACTTTTGCTGATTTTGAACGGGAAGAAGGGAATGTAAGGGCTTTGTACCCTACATTAGGCAAAGATGTAGGCAAGTGGTTAGAAGCTCAAGGTGTGTTTAATATGGCTAATTTGTTAGAACAATGGGACATTATTCAGAAAAACTTACAGGACATAGAAAAAGCGGGTTTTTACATTTATTTTGACAAAGGATTACCTAAACTCTTGACTTTCTTACGTGATCCTGACTATAAAGAACACTATGATGGTGCAATAGAAGCAATCAATAACTTTTACTATCAATATGTGAAAATCAGCTCGCTAGAAAAGCAAAGAGAAAAGGCGAGCCGTGTACTTAATAAAAGGATTAAGCAAACCCAAAATTACCTGGACAAAACGTATGGTAAATTGGCAGATTTAGATGATAGTAATAAAAATGAAGAAATAGCTAATATCATCATGGCCAATCTACATGTTATTCCTAAGCGTGCAAAAACTGTAGAGCTATTTGATTTTTACCATGATACTCAGCGTACCATTAAACTTAAGGAAGATTTATCCCCTCAAAAAAACGCAGAAGTCTATTATCGAAAGGCTAAAAATGCCCGCATAGAAATACAAAAGCTGGAAGAAAATATTGCCCGAAAAGAAAGGGAAAAGAAGGAGTACGAAAAGCATTTGGCAATTGTTATGGAAATAGACAACTTTAAAGAGTTGCGCAAGTACCTCAAAAACAACCGCTTAAGCACCAGTACCAATCAGGCAGCTCAAGTGGATAAGTTTCCATTTAAAAGGTTTGATTATCAAGGGTTTGAGATTTGGATAGGTAAAAACTCAAAAAACAATGACTTACTGACTCAAAAATATGCTTATAAAGAAGACTTATGGTTACACGCCAAAGATGTGAGTGGGTCGCATGTAGTGATTAAATACCAGGCAGGTAAAAGCTTTCCTACCGATGTAATAGAAAAAGCCGCTTCATTGGCTGCCTATTATTCCAAACGGAGCAGCGACACGCTGTGTCCAGTCATTGTTACCCCAAAAAAGTTTGTCCGTAAAACCAAAGACTTGGTAGACGGACAGGTAATTGTTGATAAGGAAGAAGTGATTATGGTTGTGCCCGAAAAGTTTGAATGA